In the Clostridium beijerinckii genome, one interval contains:
- a CDS encoding ABC transporter permease — MENGLKIKKELFTPLSAEEKKIDVVVRPSVGYWQDAWRRLKKDKMAIVSLVIIVLVVAAAILVPMLSKYDYAANDLSQTYLKPSAEHWFGTDNLGRDLFVRNFYGARYSLIIAVLAAFINLVIGVLYGGVAGYFGGIVDSILMRIVDVLSSIPMTIYVVIFMAILNKPGAAGGSGLLTIVLGLSITYWIGMARIVRGDVLQLKQQEFVLAAKSLGATNARILIRHLIPNCIGSIMVTLTLLIPEAVFTEAFLSFIGLGIAAPRASLGTLANEAMQGIYTYPYQLFFPAAMICIIILCFNLFGDGLSQALDPKNKR, encoded by the coding sequence ATGGAAAATGGATTAAAAATTAAAAAAGAATTGTTTACTCCTCTAAGTGCAGAAGAAAAGAAAATCGATGTAGTAGTTAGACCAAGTGTTGGATATTGGCAGGATGCATGGAGGAGATTAAAAAAGGACAAAATGGCAATAGTATCATTAGTGATAATAGTACTTGTAGTTGCAGCTGCTATTTTGGTTCCAATGTTATCTAAATATGATTATGCTGCTAATGATTTATCACAAACATATTTAAAGCCGTCTGCTGAGCATTGGTTTGGAACAGATAACCTTGGAAGAGACTTGTTTGTTAGAAATTTTTATGGAGCTAGATATTCATTAATTATTGCTGTACTGGCAGCATTTATAAATCTAGTTATTGGAGTATTATATGGTGGAGTAGCTGGTTATTTTGGAGGAATAGTAGATAGTATATTAATGAGAATAGTAGACGTTCTATCTTCAATTCCAATGACTATATATGTAGTAATATTTATGGCTATTTTAAATAAACCAGGAGCAGCTGGTGGAAGTGGTCTTCTCACTATAGTATTGGGTCTTTCTATAACCTATTGGATTGGAATGGCTAGAATCGTAAGAGGAGATGTTCTTCAATTAAAGCAACAAGAATTTGTTCTTGCTGCAAAGTCATTGGGTGCAACAAATGCAAGAATATTAATAAGACATTTAATTCCAAACTGTATAGGATCAATAATGGTTACATTAACATTATTGATTCCAGAAGCCGTATTTACAGAAGCATTTTTAAGCTTTATTGGTCTTGGGATTGCAGCGCCAAGAGCATCTCTTGGAACATTGGCAAATGAAGCGATGCAAGGTATATACACATACCCATATCAATTATTTTTTCCAGCAGCGATGATTTGCATAATAATATTATGCTTTAACCTTTTTGGCGATGGATTGAGTCAAGCATTAGATCCAAAAAACAAGAGATAG
- a CDS encoding iron-containing alcohol dehydrogenase, translating into MRQLMLGPVIYKYNDCKTFCKEFHIGKDDLIITEKEIYNNCLKFNVNEAAVLFKENYGIGNMSEDIVESMYEHVRRISHERIIAIGEKCILEIGKIFSLTNISPVVDLYNNKIEIIKEKELVLVPTKLGIGSEVNNVSELQLKENNMKVSLVADELYADSTVMITELLSKLPLDLLISSSINALIHAIESYLSPRATEYTRLFSLKAVEIIFRSYKNIINKEMVMSSQTVDDFLLAGNYSEIAFANTGGDDLDVIKQELRKKDNTVTYGEANYITFMEMLKSYQGIYPDSDIIILSGFFANLLECDTSEVFEQVENLLCKLIVKSSSSKRR; encoded by the coding sequence ATGAGACAATTAATGCTAGGTCCTGTGATATATAAATATAATGATTGTAAAACTTTTTGTAAGGAATTTCACATAGGCAAAGATGATTTGATAATTACAGAAAAAGAAATATATAATAATTGCTTGAAATTTAATGTAAATGAGGCAGCAGTTCTGTTTAAAGAGAACTATGGAATTGGAAATATGTCTGAGGATATCGTTGAGAGTATGTATGAACATGTTAGAAGAATATCTCATGAAAGGATTATTGCTATTGGCGAGAAATGTATTTTAGAGATCGGAAAAATATTTTCCTTAACAAATATTTCTCCAGTTGTAGATTTATACAATAATAAGATAGAAATAATTAAAGAAAAAGAATTAGTATTAGTCCCAACTAAACTTGGTATCGGAAGTGAAGTAAATAATGTTTCTGAATTACAATTAAAAGAAAATAATATGAAAGTAAGCCTTGTTGCAGATGAATTATATGCTGATAGTACAGTTATGATAACAGAATTACTAAGCAAATTGCCACTAGACCTGCTTATAAGTAGCTCTATAAATGCATTAATTCATGCCATTGAATCATATTTATCTCCCAGAGCAACTGAATATACTAGGCTTTTTTCTTTAAAAGCTGTTGAAATAATATTTAGAAGCTATAAAAATATTATAAACAAGGAAATGGTTATGAGTAGTCAGACAGTAGATGATTTTCTTTTAGCAGGCAATTATTCAGAAATTGCTTTTGCAAATACAGGCGGGGATGATTTAGATGTAATTAAGCAGGAATTAAGAAAAAAAGATAATACAGTTACGTATGGAGAAGCTAATTATATTACGTTTATGGAAATGCTTAAATCTTATCAGGGTATATATCCTGATAGTGACATCATAATATTGAGTGGATTTTTTGCAAATTTGTTAGAGTGCGATACTAGCGAAGTGTTTGAACAAGTAGAAAATCTATTATGCAAACTAATTGTAAAAAGTTCATCAAGTAAGAGGCGATAG
- a CDS encoding ABC transporter permease, with protein MLKYIGKRFLVSLLTILVVITVTFFLMRLMPGGPFDGDKLTPQVKANMAAKYGTDKPLFDQYTMYLSNLVHGDFGESMVFEGRGVADTISKSFPASAELGIIAVIMSLIGGILLGTLAALKNGKWPDRVVVFIATLCITIPSFVIGAVLIYILGVELQLLPPTGFGEWKNDIMPCIALSASSLSFITRLTRSKLIDVLKSDYIRTAKAKGLSKSTIIFKHALRNSLIPIVTYVGPLTASILTGGFVTEKIFAIPGLGNEFVQSVTNRDYSMLLGVTVFYCTMLIFFTFFVDVLYVLIDPRIKLQDAEV; from the coding sequence ATGTTAAAATATATTGGAAAAAGATTTTTAGTAAGTCTGTTAACAATATTGGTTGTAATAACAGTGACATTTTTTCTAATGAGACTTATGCCAGGAGGACCTTTTGATGGGGACAAGTTAACGCCACAAGTTAAGGCAAATATGGCAGCAAAGTATGGAACAGATAAACCTTTATTCGACCAATACACAATGTATTTAAGTAACTTGGTTCATGGGGATTTTGGTGAATCAATGGTTTTTGAAGGAAGAGGAGTAGCAGATACTATAAGTAAATCATTCCCAGCATCTGCTGAATTAGGTATAATAGCTGTAATTATGTCACTAATTGGAGGAATACTTCTTGGAACACTTGCAGCATTAAAAAATGGAAAGTGGCCGGATAGAGTGGTTGTATTTATTGCAACGCTTTGTATCACAATACCAAGTTTTGTAATTGGTGCAGTTTTAATTTATATATTAGGTGTTGAACTTCAACTACTACCTCCAACAGGTTTTGGTGAATGGAAAAATGATATAATGCCTTGTATAGCACTATCAGCATCATCGTTATCATTTATCACAAGACTTACAAGAAGTAAGTTAATAGATGTATTAAAATCTGATTACATAAGAACCGCAAAAGCAAAAGGCTTAAGCAAAAGTACAATCATCTTTAAACATGCTTTAAGAAATTCGTTGATTCCAATAGTCACATATGTTGGGCCATTAACGGCTTCTATATTAACGGGTGGATTTGTAACAGAAAAGATTTTTGCTATTCCTGGACTTGGTAATGAATTTGTACAATCGGTTACAAATAGAGATTATTCTATGTTGCTTGGGGTAACAGTATTTTATTGTACAATGTTAATATTCTTTACATTCTTTGTTGATGTATTATATGTATTAATTGATCCGAGAATAAAATTACAAGATGCGGAAGTATAA
- a CDS encoding putrescine aminotransferase, giving the protein MAQREQIVEDLNRVIGYIKSDGLTNEEKESITKDTINYFDNYVSPGWLKYRKSVSTNAAVVEWTDQGAYCTGLYGEEFIDCLGGFGIYTCGHRNEEILDVVKAQLDHQALHSQELLDPLRGYLAKAVAEITPGDLEYCFFTNGGAEAVEMALKLARIATGGRWYISTVGAFHGKSMGAISMGGKSTYRVPYTPMVQQVQHVEYGNAEDIRKAISNLYAVGERVAAVILEPIQGEAGIIIPPEGYLQEVREICDEYGVALIFDEIQTGMGRTGTMWRCEAEGVTPDIMTFGKAFGGGIMPITGIICRPKMWTEELVDNPWLLGSPTFGGNPVCCSAALATIKYMLENDVPGQCKEKGEYLKSGLEMLWKKYPTVINEVRGTGLMLAVEFRESDIGYSVAKGLFKRGVMTAGTLVNAKCIRFEPAAVISKKDMDNVIERMDAALEDTKKEFNI; this is encoded by the coding sequence ATGGCACAAAGAGAACAAATTGTTGAAGATTTAAACAGAGTTATAGGATATATAAAAAGCGATGGATTAACAAACGAGGAAAAAGAATCAATTACAAAGGATACAATAAATTATTTTGATAACTATGTAAGTCCAGGATGGCTTAAATACAGAAAATCAGTATCAACAAATGCAGCAGTTGTAGAATGGACAGATCAGGGAGCATATTGCACAGGATTATATGGAGAAGAATTTATAGATTGTCTAGGTGGATTTGGAATTTATACATGTGGGCATAGAAATGAGGAAATACTTGATGTTGTAAAAGCACAGCTCGATCATCAAGCATTACATTCACAAGAATTATTAGATCCATTAAGAGGATATCTTGCAAAAGCAGTTGCTGAAATTACGCCGGGAGATTTAGAATATTGCTTTTTCACTAATGGAGGAGCAGAAGCAGTAGAAATGGCATTAAAGCTTGCAAGAATCGCAACAGGTGGAAGATGGTACATTTCAACAGTAGGAGCGTTTCATGGTAAATCAATGGGAGCTATTTCAATGGGGGGGAAGAGCACATACAGAGTGCCGTATACACCAATGGTACAGCAAGTTCAACACGTTGAATATGGAAATGCAGAAGATATAAGGAAAGCTATAAGTAATCTATATGCAGTAGGCGAGAGAGTTGCAGCTGTTATATTAGAGCCAATACAAGGTGAAGCAGGGATTATCATTCCACCAGAAGGTTATTTACAAGAAGTTCGTGAAATATGCGATGAATATGGAGTTGCTCTAATATTTGATGAAATTCAAACTGGAATGGGTAGGACTGGAACAATGTGGAGGTGTGAAGCAGAAGGTGTAACTCCTGATATCATGACTTTTGGTAAGGCGTTTGGTGGAGGAATAATGCCAATAACAGGTATTATATGCAGACCTAAAATGTGGACAGAAGAATTAGTGGACAATCCATGGCTTTTAGGATCACCAACTTTTGGAGGAAATCCAGTTTGCTGTTCAGCAGCGCTTGCTACAATAAAATATATGCTAGAAAATGATGTTCCAGGACAATGTAAAGAAAAAGGTGAATATTTAAAGTCAGGGTTAGAAATGTTATGGAAGAAGTATCCTACAGTTATAAATGAGGTAAGAGGTACTGGACTTATGTTAGCTGTAGAGTTTCGTGAAAGTGATATAGGATACTCTGTTGCTAAGGGGTTATTTAAAAGAGGCGTTATGACTGCAGGAACTTTAGTAAATGCTAAATGCATCCGTTTTGAACCAGCAGCTGTTATTTCAAAAAAAGATATGGATAATGTTATTGAGAGAATGGATGCAGCATTGGAAGATACAAAAAAGGAATTTAATATTTAG